The window GAGGTAGTGCGCGGCGCCCTCGACCTCGAGGAAGACGGACACCTTGAGGGCTTCGCCCGCGCCGGGGGCGAGGGTGCGCAGCGGGTCGTCGGCGCGCACGCGCTCGAACTGCACCCTCTGCTTGAGCCGGTAGCCGGGAACGTAGGCCTGCACACGGCCGACCATGTCCTCGACCGACGCCGTGACGGCCTCGGTGGCGCAGTCGGAGACCAGGCAGTGCACCGTGTCCCGCATGATCAGCGGCGGCTCGGCCGGGTTGAGGACGATGATCGCCTTGCCCTTCCGGGCCCCGCCCACCTGCTCGACGGCGGAGGAGGTGGTCTCGGTGAACTCGTCGATGTTCGCCCGGGTGCCGGGACCGGCGGAGCGGGAGGCGATGGAGGCGACGATCTCGCCGTAGTGGACCGGCGTGACCGCGTTCACCGCGGCGACGACCGGGATCGTGGCCTGGCCACCGCAGGTGACCATGTTGACGTTCGGCGCGTCCAGGTGCGCGTCGCCGTTCACCGGCGGTACGACGTACGGGCCGAGCGCGGCGGGGGTGAGGTCGACGAGGGTCCGGCCCAGCGGGCGCAGGATCTCCTCGTGGTGACGGTGGGCGCCGGCCGAGGTGGCGTCGAAGACGATCTCGACATCGGCGAACTCGTCCAGTGCGACGAGGCCCTCGACGCCCTCGTGGGTGGTGGCCACCTTGAGACGGCGGGCCCGGGCCAGGCCGTCGGAGGCCGGGTCGATGCCTGCCATGGCGGCGATCTCGAGGCTCTCCGACAGGCGAAGGATCTTGATCATCAGGTCCGTGCCGATGTTGCCCGAGCCGATGACAGCGACCTTGGTGCTCACCGCTGGTCTCCTTCCGAGGCGAAGCCGACCCGCACGGAGCCGAGGCCCGATACGCGGGCCTCGAAGACGTCGCCGGGGGAGGCGGGCGTCATCGGGCCCAGGGCGCCGGTCAGTACGAGGTCACCCGCCCGGAGCGGATCGCCCCGTTCGGCGAGCGCGGACGCCAGCCAGACCGCCGCGTTGAGGGGGCTGCCGAGACAGTCGGCGCCGGTGCCCTCGGAGACGGTCCCGCCGTCACGGGTCATGGTCATCGTCACCGCGCGCAGGTCCACCGCGGTGAGCGGCACGGGAGTGGCGCCCAGGACGTACAGCCCGCACGAGGCGTTGTCCGCGACGGTGTCGACCAGGGAGATGTCCCACCCCCGCACCCGGCTGTCGACGATCTCCAGCGCGGGCAGTGCGAAGTCGACCGCGCGCAGCAGGTCGACGACGGTGCACTCGCGGTGGGGAAGGTCCCGCCCGAGCACCAGCGCGACCTCGGCCTCCACCTTCGGCTGGAGCAGCCGCCCGGCCGGCACCTCGCCGCCGTCCGGTACGGCCATGTCGGCGAACAGCGCACCGAAATCGGGACGGTCCACGCCGAGTTGGCGCTGAACGGCCACGGAGGTCAGACCGATCTTGCGGCCGACGATCCGCCGGCCGGCGTCCAGGCCGCGCCGCACGTTCAGCTGCTGCACGGCGTACGCGGTCTCCAGATCGCCGCCGTCGGCGAACAGTTCACGCACCGGCGGGCAGGCGGCACCGGTGCGGGCGGCCTCCGTCAGCAGGTCGGCGGCCTTGACCACGGCCGGGGGTGGGGCGGCGTTCGGACAGACGCCGTGGGGCACGGTCGACACGGGGATACCTCCAAGAGGCGGGAGAAGCGGCGGATAGGAGATCGATCGGGTAGGACATCGATATAGACATCGCCCCCGGGGAGGGCACAAACTTTGTTCCGTGACACGGAACAGCGCGGGCGCCAGCATGTTGGAGAAGGCCGCTACCATCCTCGATGCCTTCACTCCGAGTGGCGGACCGTACCGTCTGTCGGAACTTTCGGAGCGCACGGGCCTGCCCAAGCCCACGGTGCACCGGCTGGCGGCGGACCTCGTGCGGCTGGGCTGGCTGGAACGCTCCGGTGCCCAGTACCGGCTCGGCGGCAAGCTGTTCGAGCTCGGTTCGCTCGTCCCGCACCGGCTCGATCTGCGGGAGACGGCCCTGCCCTTCCTCCAGGACCTGTTCGAGGCAACCCGCGAGACGGTCCACCTCGGTGTACGGGAGGGCCTGGAGGTGGTCTACCTCGAGCGCATCCACGGCCACGCGGCCCTGCAATTGCCGTCCCGTATCGGCGGCAGCCTGCCGCTGACCTGTACCGGCGTAGGCAAGGCCCTGCTCGCCTTCTCGGGCGCCGAGCTGACCGAGGAGGTGTTGTCCCGGCCGCTGCCGAGCCTCACACCCCACTCGATCACCGACCAGGACCGTCTGCGGATGGCCCTGGAGAAGATCCGGGTCTCGGGTCTCGCCTACGAGGAGCAGGAGGCCGCCCTGGGCGTGAGCTGCATCGCGGCCCCCGTCTTCGCCGGCGGCACCACGGTCGCGGCCCTCTCGGTGGCCGTACCCCGCGCCCGCTTCAGCCCCGCCCAACTCGCCCCCGCCGTGCGCACAGCGGCTCTGGGGCTGTCCCGTGTGCTGCGTGGGGGTGGTTGAGGGGAGGGTCGCTCTCAGTTGGTTCCCGGCTGGATGAGCTTGTAGAAGAGGCGGGCGCCGGCCCGCTGGGCGGATTGACGCAGCCGCACCGGGAGCGGACGGGCCGGAGCCTGCGCGGGCGCCCGCGCGGCCAGGCGGGGGAAGAGGGCTTCGGCGTTGGTGCGGTTGACGGCCGTGAGGATGTGAGGGTCCACCCAGTTGTCGAGGCCGCTTGCGAAGTACTGGCCGGCTGGGGCGGGTGCGAAGGGCCAGTCGCTGCCGAACAGAACGTGCCCGGGGCGGGCGAAGGCGAGCAGGGTGGGCAGGGCGGCGGGGCTGGAGGAGAGGGCGGTGTCGTAGTAGAAGCCGCGGAGATCGTCCAGGGTGTCCAGGGGGCTGCGCCCGGTGTCAGCGGCGATGGCGACGGCCATGCGATGGGAGGCGTAGGGGACGAAGCCGCCCGCGTGGCTGAGGACGAACCGGATGTTCGGGTAACGGCGCGGGACGCCGTTGCGGACGAGCAGGTACGCGGCGCGGGTGGTGTCCAGGAGGAAGTCGGCGGCGAACGGCGGGATGCCGTCGACAGCGGGTGCCGGGAGGTCGGCGGGGTGGACGAACACGACGGCACCGCGCGCGTCCAGGACCCGCCACAGCGCGTCCTGCCCCTCGCCGCCGAGGTAGGTGCCCTGCGTGTTGGAGAGCAGGGTGACCCCGTCGGCACCCAGTTCCGCCAAGGCCCGCTCGGCCTCCTTGGCCGACGCGCCGAGATCGGGCATGGGCAGCGTGGCGAACCACCCGAAGCGGTCGGGGTGTTCGGCGGTGACGGCGGCGGAGTGGTCGTTGAGACGCCGTGCCAGGCCGGCGGCCTCGCCGGGGTCGGTGAGGAAGCCCGTGCCGGGGGTGGAGACGGAGAGGATCGCCGTCTCGGTCCGCAGCAGGTCCATCAGGTCCAGGGCGGCCTCGGGACTCCAGTCGGGCAGGGCGCGCCCGCCTGCCTCGGCGATGCCGGCCCGGGTGAGCGCGTCACGGTAGAAGGGCGGGACGACGTGCTGGTGGACGTCGATCCGGCGGGGTGCGGTGGTCATGGTGAGGCCTCTCGGCTTTCTGGCGTACGCGGGTCGAGGCGACGCCGGTCACAGTCTTTCCGGGCGTAGGACGCCCCGCGCGCCGACGGGCTCGACGAGCGGTGGCGGGAGGGTCCAGGGAGGGCAGAGGGGTGTCGGTGAGCCCGCCCACTGAGGTCGGTGGCGGGTGGGACTGGAGTCGCTGCCGATGCCCGGTAGCGATCGGAGGACAGGACAGACCGGGGTGTCGACCAGGGACTCCGCCACGCGCATCGCCATCACCGCCATGCGCTCCGCCGGCGTTCCGGTCTCCTCCCCGGGAAGTTCGACGGCCGCCGGCCAGGTCTCGAAGCTGCGCCCGATGACCGCGGCGATCGACGTGCCCTGGTACCCGCAGGTCATGTGACGTGCCCTTCCTGTCGCACCGGCTCTTGACCGCCTCCGGCACCCGGATTAGCGTAGCGACCGTTCCAATTGGAGTAAACGCTACAGCAAAGCCGCTGCAACGAAGAGCCGACGCAGGACAGTGAGGTGACCTGGTGAGCGATGCCAGTGCCGAGGTCAGAGCCGGGGAGAGCCCCGCGGACGGAGCCGATCCCGGCGTGTACGACGTGGCGGTGATCGGCTACGGGCCCACGGGAGTGACCGCCGCGAATCTGCTGGGCGCGCTGGGCCTGCGGGTGGTCGTGCTGGAGCGCGACGCCGAGATCTACTCCCGGGCACGGGCGATCTCCACGGACGAGGAGGTCATCCGGATCTGGCAGCGGATCGGGCTGGCGGACCGGCTGAAGGAGGACATGCTGGCCGAGCGGCCGCTCGACTTCGTCGACGCACGCGGCCGCACCTTCCTCAGCGCCTGCCCCGCGCCGCGCGGGCACGGTCATCCGCCGCAGATGTTCCTCTACCAGCCGGCGCTGGAGCAGGTCCTGCGCGACGGCGTCGATCGCTATCCCCGCGTGGAGATCCTGCTGCGCCACGAGTGCCTGCGGCTGCGCCAGGACGCCGACGGGGTGGAGTTGACGGTGGTCGGCACCGCCGACGACTCCGTACGACGGATCCGCGCGAGGTACGTGATCGCGGCCGACGGCGGCTCCAGCCTGACCCGCGCCCAGCTCAACATCGGCTACGAGGGCAAGACGTACGAGGACCGCTGGGTGGTCATCGACACCGAGATGCTCAAGCCCTGGCCCGACCATGACCGGCTGCGCTTCCGCTGCGACCCGGCGCGCCCCGCGGTGGACTGTCCGACTCCGCTCGGGCATCACCGCTGGGAGTTCCCGATCCTGCCGGGGGACGACGAGGCGTATCTGACCACCGACGACGCGATCTACTCGATGGTGGCCAAGTACGGGATCGACCGGGACCAGATCAGGATCCTGCGGGCCACCGTCTACAGTCACCACGTCCGCTTCGCCGCCCGTTTCCGGGCCGGCCGCGTCTTCCTCGCGGGCGACGCGGCGCACGCCATGCCGCCGTGGATCGGCCAGGGCATGGCAGCGGGCGTACGGGACGCGGCCAACCTCTGCTGGAAGCTCGCCGCCGTCCTGCGCGGCGAACTGCCCGAGACCGTCCTCGACTCCTACGAGACCGAACGCAAGCCGCACGTCAAGGAGATCACGCGGCGGGCCGTCTTCACCGGGAAGCTCATCACCGAACGACGGCTGACCGTCGCCAGGATCCGGGACACGACGCTGCACGCCCTCCGCCGGGCGTCCGCCCTCAGCGGCCGGCTGGTCGACGCGCACTGGATTCCCGTCGCCCGCTACGCCAAGGGGTTCCTGGCCCGTCCGCGCACGAAAGCCTCCGGGCGCCAGATCCCCCAGCCCTGGGTGACCGGCCCCGACGGGGCCCGGGTCCGCCTCGACGACGTGCTCGGCGGACGCTGGCTGCTTCTGCACGGTGGACGGTCCGCCCCGCAGCCCGCGTGGGACCGCCCCGGCGTCCCCTCGCTGACCGTCCTGCCGGCGGGCTCACGCCCGGCCGAGGGCGCGGTCGTCGACAGCGACGGTGTGCTGCTCGCCTGGATGGCCGCACACCGTGCGGCCACGCTCGCCCTGCGCCCGGACGCCTATGTGTACGCCGCCGCCGGCCGGGGCGTTCCCCTCCCGCCGCCCCCGGCCGGTTTCGCGCCGGCCCCGCATGCGACCGCCTCGACCTCCAGCTGAAGGAGCGCCATGCCCACGCACACCGCACTGCCGACGATGCGGGAGTCCCTGCTCGACATCGACAGCAAGAAGATCTTCGTCGCCGAGACCGGCGACGGCCCGCCCACGCTGCTGCTGCACGGCGGCGGCCCTGGCGCCTCCGGCGTCTCCAACTACTCCCGCAACATCGCCGCGTTGGCCGAGGAGTACCGGGTCATCGTCCCCGACCTGCCCGGCTACGGCCGCAGCACCAAGGGCATGGACGGCGCCGATCCCTTCGGCTACCTCGCCGGGGGAATCCGCGGGCTGATGGACGAACTCGATCTGGAAAAGGCCCACTTGGTCGGAAACTCCTACGGCGGCGCCTGCGCCCTGCGCCTCGCCCTGGACACACCGGACCGGGTAGACCGCATGGTGCTGATGGGCCCCGGCGGCATCGGCACCACCCGCGCCCTGCCCACCCCGGGGCTCAACAGCCTGCTCGACTACTACTCCGGCGACGGGCCTTCGCGGCTGAAGCTGGAGAAGTTCATCCGCAACCACCTGGTCTTCAACGCAGCCGACGTGCCGGACTCTGTGATCGACGCGCGTTACGAGGCGAGCATCGACCCCGAGGTGGTCGCGGCCCCACCGCTGCGCCGCCCGTCCGGCCCGAACGCTCTGCGCACGCTGTGGAAGATGGACTTCACGCGCGACCGGCGCGTGTCGAGGCTGCCGGTGCCCACCTTGGTGCTGTGGGGCGCGGCGGACAAGGTCAACCGGCCGTCCGGCGGCCGGATGCTGGCCGAGCGCATGCCCAACTGCGATCTCTACGAGGTCGCCAACACCGGGCACTGGGTGCAGTTCGAACGCGCCGAGCTGTTCAACCGGCTGTGCGCCGACTTCCTGGCAGGCAGGCGATGACCATCACTCCGGGCGCATCCGTCTTCGGCGCCGTCCACCTCGGCTACATCGTCATCGAGACCGACCGCTTCACCGACTGGCGGCGCTTCGGCACCGACGCCATCGGCATGCACCACGACGACCTCGAGACGGACGTGATGCGCTTCCGCCTCGACGACCAGGAATGCCGTTTCCTGCTGCGCCGCGGCCCGGCCGAGGACGTCGTCGCCACCGGCTGGCACATCGACGACCACACGACCTTCGAACGCATCGAGCACCGCGTACGCGCCCACGGCGTACCCGTCGTCCAAGGCACCGAGGAAGAGGCGGAGCTGCGCGGCGTCGAACGCCTGCTGCGCTTCCCCGGACCCAAGGGCATCACCCAGGAGATCTACACCACGCCCGTCACCTCACCCGAACCCCTGCGCATGCTCGCCTCCGGATGGGTCACCGGCGAGGCCGGCATGGGGCACGTCGCGATCACCTCCGCCAAGCCCGCCTTGATGCGCGGCTACTTCACCACGGTCTTCGACGCCCGCCTGACCGACTACATCGACGAGACGATCAGCGGCGTCAAGCTCAAGATCCGTTTTCTGCGCGTGAACGAGCGCCACCACTCCCTCGCGATCGCCGCCGTCCGCGGTCTGCCGATCGACCCGATCCGCACCCGGGTCCAGCACCTCAACATCCAGGCCGCCAGTCTCGACGACCTCGCCCGCAGCTACGAGCGCGTGCACGAACTCGGCTTCGACATGGCCCTGTCCGTGGGCCAGCACACCAACGACAAGGAACTGTCCTACTACGCCCGCACCCCCTCGGGCTTCGAGTGGGAGGTGGGCTGGAACCCGATCGTCATCGACGAGAGCACCTGGGAGCCCGGCACCCACCAGGGCATCAGCGTCTGGGGCCACCTACCGGTCGGCCAGACCATCGTCGACAAGCTCGACCAGTTCCGCCTCGGCGCACGCTCCCTCGCCCACCCGGAGAAGACCGTCCGGGCCCTCAGCGGTGCCGGTGTCCCCGACGACTGAGGCACCCCGGCCCGGACCGGCCCTCCTCACCGCCACATCTGCCCGCTGGGCCGGCTGACGCGCGCTACGCTGTATACAGCTTGATGTGTGGCGGAGCGACGAGGAGTTCCATGGCGCGGGCAACCGGTAAGAGCGAAGCGGTCTACGAGCGGCTGAAGAGCGACATCGAGTCGCTGCGGCTGCGCCCGGGCGCCAAGCTCAGCGAGGTCCAGCTGAGCGAGGAGCTCGGCGCTTCGCGGACGCCCGTACGGGAGGCGATCAGGCGGCTGGCCAGGGACGGCCTGGTCGACTTCGTACCGGGTGAGGTGGCCAGGGTGGCCGCGATCTCGCTGGGCGGGGTGCGGGCCCTGTTCGAGTTCCGCATGCTGCTGGAGCCCCGCGCGGCCGCATCGGTCGCGACGGCGGGTACGGGTGACGAGCGGGTGCTGGTGCCGTTTCGCGGACTGCTGGAGCGGCTGGAGGAGTTCGACGCGTCCTTCCGCGCGCTCGACGCCGCTGAACAGGTCCGCTCCTACCAGGAGTTCTACGAGGTCACGGAGGGGTTCGACCAGGCGGTCATTGCCGCCTGCCGCAATCCGTACCTCGCCCGTACGATCCGGGACCTGCGCGGCCAGACCGTGCGGCTGCGGCACCTCTCGCACAGCGGGCCGCGCCGCATGCTGACGTCGCTGGAGGAGCATCGCGCGATGCTGAAGGCCATCACACAGGGGGACGCCCAGGCGGCGGAGGCGGCCTGCCGACACCACCTCGCGCAGACCCTGCAAGCCCTCATCGACAGTCTGACCAGCCACGACCTGGCCCTCGGGGTCGGTGTCCAGGTGGACATCGCGGGCTGATTCGCCGCTCGAAGCCCTGGCGGGGAAGGCGGTTTCCACGCGCTCGCCCTGCTGTGGTTTTCTTGGATCCACTGCTGTATACAGTAATGGATACATCGTTCTGGAGTGAGGGGCCGTCTCATGCCGTACACCGTCGGCGCCGCCGAGCTGCTGGAGTTCGCCGCGGCCGCCAGCGAAGCCCACGGCGTCCCGCCCGCGGACGCAGCGCTGCTCGCCGACACGCTGGTGACCGCGGAGCTGTGGGGGCACCCGTCGCACGGGATGCTGCGCCTGCCGTGGTACCTCAGCCGGATCGAAAGCGGCGCCACCGCCGCGGTCGCCACCCCCGAGGTCGTGAGCGACAACGGCGCCGTCCTCGTCGTGGACGGTCG of the Streptomyces koelreuteriae genome contains:
- a CDS encoding acetaldehyde dehydrogenase (acetylating) yields the protein MSTKVAVIGSGNIGTDLMIKILRLSESLEIAAMAGIDPASDGLARARRLKVATTHEGVEGLVALDEFADVEIVFDATSAGAHRHHEEILRPLGRTLVDLTPAALGPYVVPPVNGDAHLDAPNVNMVTCGGQATIPVVAAVNAVTPVHYGEIVASIASRSAGPGTRANIDEFTETTSSAVEQVGGARKGKAIIVLNPAEPPLIMRDTVHCLVSDCATEAVTASVEDMVGRVQAYVPGYRLKQRVQFERVRADDPLRTLAPGAGEALKVSVFLEVEGAAHYLPAYAGNLDIMTSAALRTAERMAAHQTTEVAAR
- a CDS encoding 2-keto-4-pentenoate hydratase, with amino-acid sequence MSTVPHGVCPNAAPPPAVVKAADLLTEAARTGAACPPVRELFADGGDLETAYAVQQLNVRRGLDAGRRIVGRKIGLTSVAVQRQLGVDRPDFGALFADMAVPDGGEVPAGRLLQPKVEAEVALVLGRDLPHRECTVVDLLRAVDFALPALEIVDSRVRGWDISLVDTVADNASCGLYVLGATPVPLTAVDLRAVTMTMTRDGGTVSEGTGADCLGSPLNAAVWLASALAERGDPLRAGDLVLTGALGPMTPASPGDVFEARVSGLGSVRVGFASEGDQR
- a CDS encoding IclR family transcriptional regulator, with translation MLEKAATILDAFTPSGGPYRLSELSERTGLPKPTVHRLAADLVRLGWLERSGAQYRLGGKLFELGSLVPHRLDLRETALPFLQDLFEATRETVHLGVREGLEVVYLERIHGHAALQLPSRIGGSLPLTCTGVGKALLAFSGAELTEEVLSRPLPSLTPHSITDQDRLRMALEKIRVSGLAYEEQEAALGVSCIAAPVFAGGTTVAALSVAVPRARFSPAQLAPAVRTAALGLSRVLRGGG
- a CDS encoding amidohydrolase family protein, whose protein sequence is MTTAPRRIDVHQHVVPPFYRDALTRAGIAEAGGRALPDWSPEAALDLMDLLRTETAILSVSTPGTGFLTDPGEAAGLARRLNDHSAAVTAEHPDRFGWFATLPMPDLGASAKEAERALAELGADGVTLLSNTQGTYLGGEGQDALWRVLDARGAVVFVHPADLPAPAVDGIPPFAADFLLDTTRAAYLLVRNGVPRRYPNIRFVLSHAGGFVPYASHRMAVAIAADTGRSPLDTLDDLRGFYYDTALSSSPAALPTLLAFARPGHVLFGSDWPFAPAPAGQYFASGLDNWVDPHILTAVNRTNAEALFPRLAARAPAQAPARPLPVRLRQSAQRAGARLFYKLIQPGTN
- a CDS encoding bifunctional 3-(3-hydroxy-phenyl)propionate/3-hydroxycinnamic acid hydroxylase, with the translated sequence MAVIGYGPTGVTAANLLGALGLRVVVLERDAEIYSRARAISTDEEVIRIWQRIGLADRLKEDMLAERPLDFVDARGRTFLSACPAPRGHGHPPQMFLYQPALEQVLRDGVDRYPRVEILLRHECLRLRQDADGVELTVVGTADDSVRRIRARYVIAADGGSSLTRAQLNIGYEGKTYEDRWVVIDTEMLKPWPDHDRLRFRCDPARPAVDCPTPLGHHRWEFPILPGDDEAYLTTDDAIYSMVAKYGIDRDQIRILRATVYSHHVRFAARFRAGRVFLAGDAAHAMPPWIGQGMAAGVRDAANLCWKLAAVLRGELPETVLDSYETERKPHVKEITRRAVFTGKLITERRLTVARIRDTTLHALRRASALSGRLVDAHWIPVARYAKGFLARPRTKASGRQIPQPWVTGPDGARVRLDDVLGGRWLLLHGGRSAPQPAWDRPGVPSLTVLPAGSRPAEGAVVDSDGVLLAWMAAHRAATLALRPDAYVYAAAGRGVPLPPPPAGFAPAPHATASTSS
- a CDS encoding alpha/beta fold hydrolase — its product is MPTHTALPTMRESLLDIDSKKIFVAETGDGPPTLLLHGGGPGASGVSNYSRNIAALAEEYRVIVPDLPGYGRSTKGMDGADPFGYLAGGIRGLMDELDLEKAHLVGNSYGGACALRLALDTPDRVDRMVLMGPGGIGTTRALPTPGLNSLLDYYSGDGPSRLKLEKFIRNHLVFNAADVPDSVIDARYEASIDPEVVAAPPLRRPSGPNALRTLWKMDFTRDRRVSRLPVPTLVLWGAADKVNRPSGGRMLAERMPNCDLYEVANTGHWVQFERAELFNRLCADFLAGRR
- a CDS encoding VOC family protein; translated protein: MTITPGASVFGAVHLGYIVIETDRFTDWRRFGTDAIGMHHDDLETDVMRFRLDDQECRFLLRRGPAEDVVATGWHIDDHTTFERIEHRVRAHGVPVVQGTEEEAELRGVERLLRFPGPKGITQEIYTTPVTSPEPLRMLASGWVTGEAGMGHVAITSAKPALMRGYFTTVFDARLTDYIDETISGVKLKIRFLRVNERHHSLAIAAVRGLPIDPIRTRVQHLNIQAASLDDLARSYERVHELGFDMALSVGQHTNDKELSYYARTPSGFEWEVGWNPIVIDESTWEPGTHQGISVWGHLPVGQTIVDKLDQFRLGARSLAHPEKTVRALSGAGVPDD
- a CDS encoding GntR family transcriptional regulator: MARATGKSEAVYERLKSDIESLRLRPGAKLSEVQLSEELGASRTPVREAIRRLARDGLVDFVPGEVARVAAISLGGVRALFEFRMLLEPRAAASVATAGTGDERVLVPFRGLLERLEEFDASFRALDAAEQVRSYQEFYEVTEGFDQAVIAACRNPYLARTIRDLRGQTVRLRHLSHSGPRRMLTSLEEHRAMLKAITQGDAQAAEAACRHHLAQTLQALIDSLTSHDLALGVGVQVDIAG